CCATCGAGCGGGCGGGGGTCGCCCCGACCGACCGGCCGTAGCCACGCCGGTCGTAGCGGACCACCCGCACCGAGGCGTCGAGGTGACCGCAGGCCTGACGGAAGGCCGCGGAGCGGTCGGGGGCACCGTGCACCAGCACGAGCGGGACCGCCTCGGGCGGTCCCTCGATCACGACGTACAGCTCGTTCGGATCCACCCCAGCAGCCTGACACCCGGCGGGCGCCCGTCGCGCCGGGCGGGCGCCGGTGCTGGGTAACGTCGGCGCGTGGATCGACCGCGCCTCGGGGTGGCGTTGCTCCTGCCGACCACCGTCGCCGCCGAGGTCGACGGCCTCCGCAGGGCGCTGGGTTCGGCGACCCGCGCCCGGATCGCTCCCCACGTCACCCTGGTGCCACCCGTGAACGTACGTCCCGACGCCGTGGCGGACGGCCTACGGGTGCTGCGTGACGCCGCAGCCGGGTGCGACGGGCTGCGCCTCCGCCTCGGCCCCCCGACGACCTTCGCGCCGACGACTCCGACCATCCACCTCGCCGTGGTCGACCTGGACGACGGGCCGCTCGGCGAGCTGCGTCGCCGACTCGTCGACGGACCCTTCGCCCGACCACCGACCCGACCCTTCGTCCCTCACGTCACGCTCGACGACGACGTCGGCCCCGGCCGCCTGGAGGCGTCGATGACCGCCCTCGCCGACTACGTGGTCGAGGTGGCGGTGGACCGCGTGCACCTCCTGGAGCAGCAGCGGGGGGAGGGGGGGCGGCGCCGATGGGTCCCGATCGCGGACGCCCCCTTCGGCCCCCGGCGGGTCGTCGGGCGGGGCGGGGTGGAGCTCGAGCTCACCGTGACCCGGCTCGTGGATCCCGACGCGGCGGGACTGCTGGCCGAGGTGGGGCTCGACGCAGCCCGCGACGGGCCGGACACCGTCGTCGTCACCGCCCGACGACGCGGGGAGGTGGTGGGCGT
This is a stretch of genomic DNA from Acidimicrobiales bacterium. It encodes these proteins:
- a CDS encoding 2'-5' RNA ligase family protein, with protein sequence MDRPRLGVALLLPTTVAAEVDGLRRALGSATRARIAPHVTLVPPVNVRPDAVADGLRVLRDAAAGCDGLRLRLGPPTTFAPTTPTIHLAVVDLDDGPLGELRRRLVDGPFARPPTRPFVPHVTLDDDVGPGRLEASMTALADYVVEVAVDRVHLLEQQRGEGGRRRWVPIADAPFGPRRVVGRGGVELELTVTRLVDPDAAGLLAEVGLDAARDGPDTVVVTARRRGEVVGVVHGRRVEAPPAAPTVVVAEAHRGQGIAGRLLDAFDHAAGRDRAGPA